The nucleotide window CTTCAAACTGGACGCTTTAATAGTGTTGTGCGCTTAGGAAGCGTTGCTCCCGTCTCCCCTTCGGGTGGGTTTTATCCGGTGTTTAGCTCTTCTACTCAGTGGAAACAATTAAGTGATGTTTCTTCCTTGCGTTCCGATCCTTTTGGCGGTTCGTTAATGGGACAATTGTATAAAGGTGAGCCGGTGCGAGTTTATCGAGATACGAGAACGGACAATTCTGTTTATGTAGAAACCCTCAGAGGGCGACGAGGTTGGATAGATACTTGGGCTTTACCAGATGCGTCGGGGTTACTCCCTTAATGGGTTTAAAGGCAAAACTTTTGATAACGTTGACTACCCTATAGGGGGTCAATTTTTTTGTGGCGATCGCTTATTAGACTTCTTGCTTTTATTCGGGAATTCATACTACTGTTATACTACTTTGCTGAAGTGCGGAATGTGGGTTACACCGAAAACAATCCAATGTTAATATAGTCAAGTTTGACAATAACTCATACAATTCTATATCTAAAGGCACTGGTGGGCAGCACCTACCTGACTAAGAGGTGGTTAGTTGTTTTATGATCAATGCGTGAGGAAACTTTATTTATGACTCAGTGGCGTTTCTTATTAGTTGCAGCTATGCTCTTAGTGACTCCCTTAACCGCTTGTGGAGGGGGAAACAATACTGCTGGAGATACTACGGCGCAAACTTCAACCAGTGGGGGAACGAGTCGCCTAGATACCGTTAAAGCGAGGGGAACGGTGATCTGTGGCATTAATGGGGAAG belongs to Gloeothece citriformis PCC 7424 and includes:
- a CDS encoding SH3 domain-containing protein; this translates as MMIPFTRIEWFSSMGISLLSFSLGALIGVTSPVNAQSSSNCFMETETGQRIDLSSICGKKVIAPPQSNSREIKAQGSAHRLSLMRANIPGQYLQTGRFNSVVRLGSVAPVSPSGGFYPVFSSSTQWKQLSDVSSLRSDPFGGSLMGQLYKGEPVRVYRDTRTDNSVYVETLRGRRGWIDTWALPDASGLLP